GGAAGTGAAATCAAGCTACACCTATAAATCCCTTTGGAAAGAATGAGGTCTTTCCATAATGTGTGTAGTCCTCCATCCAGGAATGTGGAACAGATCTTCCTTTATTCAAGTTTCCTTTTATGTCTTCTGGAAGCTTTGCCGCTCTTCACATGGCCTGAGGTTTCTGGCTGAGGTCATTTCCGGGTACGTGGTGTGTGCTGCTGCTGTTCCGGGCGTCATCTTTTGCGTGTGCTGGTTTCCAGCTGGGCACTTCTGCGATATGGTTTCGTTTGCTGGCTGGAGATACAGAACCAGGGGCTTGAACCCCTCCAATGCCTGCCCACAGCTCCATGAGGAGGCAGCCCTGGACCTCACCCCGCAGCATCCTCCTCAGAGGCTACCATGGGGGGCAGCCAGCTCTGGAGTGGCCATTCCCCCGTAACAGCCACTTGGGCAAACCGGTGTGTATTTCAACACCAGCCATGCCGGGACAGGTCTGCTGACGCACTCTGCCTGCGGTGGTGCTGGGCTGGCAGGTTCTCCCTTGCACTGCCCTCATGAGTGTTGGCTGAGGGCACTTCTCACAGCTCAGGCAGTACACTTGATCAGGTTTGGAAAAAGTCTAGTTTATTGCACTGACTCAAAGcacaactaaaaattaaaaccagaaagaaaactgTACAAAGCACGAAGCTACAAGTTTAAAAGCATCACCTAGACGCGGGTTTAATTGCACTACAGTCCCGTGGGTGAGGAGAGCTTTGCTATCCGTGAGGCGCCGGGCAAGGCACAACAGACACAGAGAGGTGCAGCCCGGCCTGGGGCTGCCTCTGCTGCCACCAACTTTTACAAAAGGTTCTAGAACAGGGAAGTGTGAAGTCAGATCTGGGATTTCGGCATCTTGACCTCATTTGGACACGGAAAACCTCCACCTACGTAGCTGGCTGGGTCCTGTCAGGGAACATAATTTATCACCCTCCACCTGTGGCCTGGGGGCTCCCTGACACCGAGGACTGGGCCTGGGCCAGAGGCAGTCTAAAAACAGCAGCTAGCCTGGTGTCCTGTCCTGCAGCTGCCTCCGGGAGGGGCGGGATGTGTGGTAGGGCGGCCTAACCCTCCCACGCAGATGCCAGTGGGCGGGGTGGGCACTGCCCATTGTCTGAAGGGGCAGCCATCCATAGAGGCACTGATTTCAACCTGTCGAGTGTCAACCCATACTCTGCGGCAGGCATGGGCTGCCACTCAGGGCCAGCCCGCAGGTCCCGGGACCGCCCTGCCAGTCAAGCCTGTGTGGGGATGCCTGTCCCTCCCAGGCTGCAGGCGAGGACAGTGCAGGCTCAGGACAAACCCGGGAAGGGACAAAGGCCTTCCACTACTTTCGGAAAATACATATCTCTTCTAAATTTGTACGATTTGATTTGAAATGAGGTATTTTATGCAGGTTTGtaatacaacaaacaaaaaaggcaataATTAGTAGACTCATCTTCTGAGGATGCATCTGGTTTTAGGATGTCTGCCAGCAGCATTAGTTAAATACCATTCCAAAGACATTTCTAAGTGAGCGACCCTGGCTCAGCTCCCCACGCCCCATGCACCCTCCTGTGCCGTCCCTGCCTgggacacacatgcacacatccaGGTTCCATTTGCACCCATCAGGCTTTACTGTTTCAGCTGAAGTGTGCTCTCCAGGAGGCGGGTAGCCTGCGTCGTGTGTGGGCAGCGAGGTGAAGTGTGGTGTGGTgaggtgtggtgtgtgtattGTGTGGTGTGGtgaggtgtgtggtgtgtgtgtgtgaggtgtggtgtggtgtgtgtggtgtgttgtgtAGTGTGAGGTGAGGTGTGTGATGTGGTGTGGTGTGTTGTGTGGTGTGTTCTGTGGTGTGAGGTGTGGTGTggtgagatgtgtgtgtgtggtgtgtgtgtgttgtgcggtgtggtgtggtgtgtgttgtGAGGTGAGTGGTGTGGCGTGTTGTGTGGTGAGGtgtgttgtgtggtgtgtgttatGTGGTGAGGTGAGGTGTGTTGTGTGTtgtgaggtgaggtgaggtgtGTTGTGTGGTGAGGtgtgttgtgtggtgtgtgttgtgAGGTGTGGCgaggtgtggtgtggtgtgttgTGTGGTGAGGTGTGTTGTGTGGTGAGGTGTGTTGTGTGGTGAGGtgtgttgtgtggtgtgtgttatGTGGTGAGGTGTGTTGTGAGGTGTGGTGTGGTGAGGtgtgttgtgtggtgtgtgttgtgtggtgaggtgaggtgtggtgtggtgtggtgtatTGTGTGTTGTGAGGTGAGGTGTGTTGTGTGGTGtggtgaggtgaggtgaggtgaggtgtGTGTtgtgaggtgaggtgaggtgtgttgtgtggtgtggtgtgcatgtgcgtgtggcATGGCCAGCGCTCTCCTCTCAGGCCCGGCCTTGGCTTCCTGGCCAGAGCGTCTGGCGTGGAATGTGCTCTGCAGCTTTCTCTCTGGGGGACACCCCCTGTGACGGGACAAAGCCATCACCGAGCACATCCTGCGCTGCAGAGAGCTGACCTTTGGCTCCATCTGGCCCTGGGGCTACTCATGTGGAAAGAGGCCCTGGGCCAAACCAGCTGCCCGGCTGCCCTTGGCTCTGGGAGGCCTCCGGAGACCACTCCCACCAACAAAAGCTGGGGCTATCTGTGGATGAGACCAGGACGGCAGCACGCGGGTAATCGGAGTGCATGCAGCCGGGCAGTCGCCACTGTCCTGAACTCCACTGCTGCAGCAATTGCGCCAGCCATGGGTGGAGGCTGTGGGTTCTGGAACGAGACAGAAACCAACATAGATGAAAGTAAGTGTGCGGGTCCAACCTGGCCAGAGGTGTCTGGACAAGTGTCGAGGCAGCACGTCCACCAGGAAGTGACACCGAAGCCACTGTGGCCACCAGGGAGGCCTGGCCCCTCCGCGTGACTCTGCCAGGGCTCCTTCAGATGACCTCCCACTCGTCCTCCAGATCCTCGGGGTGGGGCATGGCGGCCTGGCTGCTCTTCTGGGTGCCATGCGAGTGGCTGAACGTCTTTGTCAGCCGTCGGAGGAGGTAGCCGGGCGGGCCCACAGCCCACAGCTCATCTGACGCAGTCACTGCAGGGACAAGAGCCAATCACGTACTTGTCAATCACACAGCCTGTGGGTGGGCACAGATGGCACTAGGAGCTTGGGCACAGGTCTGGGCTTGCCACATTCTAGGTGGGGGACCCTGGACAAGCCACCATCTCCATGTGAACTTCGTACCCTCAGCTGTAAGTGCATGTCAACAGCACCTTGTCCTTGCCCAGGAGACTCGGGCAGAGCCCAGGTGTCCAGCCCCTTCCCTCCTTGGGACACACTCCTGCTTTGCCCTCAGTTCTTGCTTTGGGAGAGCGGAGCCCAGTGGGGGCAGCTTCTTTGAGAGCCCCCCGACATGGTCCACAGGAGCCCTGGGAACCCCAAGGGAACAACAGCCTTGAGCCCACTGGCCCCTGGCACCTGCCTGTGAAACACGCCACACTGCCCGGAATTTTCTTCCAGTAGTCTCCGGCGGGGTTCTTGTCTGTGACGCCATACCGCCGGGCGAGGTCTCCGTTTGGACAGCGGGCCCACACGGTCCTGGTGCTCAGCGCCAGCTGGCAGGCCTGCAACCCTGTGGGCAGACAGGGCCCCTCCTGAGCCCCTGCCGTGGACGGGATGGGCCACTGCTTCCCCAGCCCATCTTGTGATGCTGCACTCCTCCACCAGGGTCCCTGCAGGGATGGAGTGCCCATGCTGGGCTGGGCTTGGGGCAGGAGCTCAGGGAAAGGATGCCCAGTTGGCAGGGCCAGCAAAGTCACCAAAAGCTAGAAGTCAAAGGACAGAAGAGCCTGGGCAGTGTGCAAACCGCCCTCCCACAAAAGCACCAGCAGGACGGCCTGGGTTTCCCCAACAAGGAACATGACTGGAGGCTTGTCCCCCGGTCCAGGAAGCAGCGGCAAAGCACAGCCCCAGCACAAAGGCTGCGGTGTGGTGGGCACCAGGCTGCCTCACAGACAGCAGCCTGGAGGGAGTGCCCAGCAGTCCCCAGTGATGGCAGACCCGGCTGGCCAGCACCGCAGGCCCTGTCTGCGGGCTCCTACCTGGCACGTGCTCCCAGGCGGTCCCCACAGGCATCTCCTCGGTGATCCCGGTCCGCACGTGCACGTTCCACCTGCTGTCAAGCACCCACAGCATCTGGTCGTTGGGGCTGGAATGGACGCTGACCAAGTTGACCCCGGCGGGCTGGAAGCGGGAAGGGACTTTCAGGGAAGGCAGGAGTTGGGTGACAAGAGGAGGGACAGGAGGCTTCCAGAACTGGGGACATGTTAGTGGCAGCATGCAGCAGCCAGGGTGGGTGGGCCCCGCAGGAGGCAGAGAGGCCATGTCCTGTCCCCGGTGCAGGTCTCACAGGGGAGACGGCCACTTGTCTCCAGAATGTCAGGTGGGCCAGACTGAGGGACAGCCCAGCGGATACCAGCATGGACTCCAGCAGGAGACCAAGAAGGGCAGGGACGGCCCAGGTGAACAGAGAGTGGAGGAATGAGAGGAGAGGCACGGCGGACCTGGCTGTGAAGGATTGTGGTGGGCACTGTGAGAAACAGTAACGCCAGCCCAGGAGCCCCTGCCACCTGCCTGTGCCGCCCTCACCATCCTGGCTCAGCTGACGCCCCTTTCCTCTAGGCATAGCCGTCCTCCCGAATGTGCTGCCGGGCGGGCAACGTTCCTGTTGCCCAGGTCGTGGCACAAGACTGCCACCCTGCCCTGGTCCTTGGGCAGCCTCTGTCCACGCTCAGCACCTCCGGTTCTTTGTCTGCTCTTCACAGGACAGGAGGACGTCCCTCCAGGGTCCTGTTTGCTGTCCACTGGCGGCTCCAGTTTGCCCCAGGGCTGCCCACCCCTTGGTTGGACCAGGCCTCCGTGCCGGCAAGCACAGCACTGTCTGGGGGACCAGCAGTGCTGGTGGGTGACCTGAGCCCCAAGGGGCTGGCTGTCTTCCACCGCCTGCGCTGCCTGCTTTTCTGGAACCCACAGTCTTCCCTGCTACATCTGTGGTCTTGGGTCCCTGCCCTCCTGGTCCGCCTCCATGGGACCCTGAGTGGGCCACCCAGTGGAAACTGGCGGGTCCCTTGCTGCCGCCACACATGTCCTGCTCCTTGCTTTGTGCTCAGGGCTGCCGTGAATACAGTCACACTGGATGCCCTGTGCCGCACTCTGGCCGCGCAGTGCTCCTGTCATAGTGCCCGTGTCACATACTTGCCGGGTCCAGACGCTCTCAGGGCCCTCAGCAGTGGGACCTCCCTCCACCTGCGCCTCTCTGATCGAGCTGCCCTCTCCAGGCTGCCCGCATCCTCACCCGCCGGCTGCTCTGGGCAGGGGCCCCTAACTGTGGGCTGGTGAACACATGTACGAAATGCCTCCCGTGGGCACCAAGTCTCACGCCTCAGCCCCAGGGCCAGTCCCAGTGGATCAGGACATGGAGGATGGAGAGACAGGGCAGCGAGGAGGATGGGGCAGTGGCCGCTCTTGTGGGCACGTCACCACCGCCTGGGCCAGTGTCTGCCTTTGCTGCTGCTGGATTCTCTAAGGACCAACTGGTCCTCCCAGGCGTGGCAGGCTTCTTCCCCAGCTGCCCGGCCTCCCCACCCAGCCCTATTTTGCGGGGTGATCACaggcctctcccctcccttccctggaCTCCCTGCATCCCCCTGGAATGGGGGCTTGGCCTAGAGCAGCGCTCCCCAAATCTGCGCCTCTGAACCCCAGGTCCATGGAATAGAAATGGGTGTGATGTATAGAAAGGGGGTTCCACAGACCAACAAGTTAAGCTAAGCTGAGGGATGGCAGTGAATATAAATCCCAAACACGTCCAGACTTGGTCGCAACTCCATGGCTGAAACACTGACAGGCACAGGGCCaccccctccctcctgcccccacctgacTCTGGCTGCCAGAAcgttctctttaaaaaaaatttttttaagacagggtctcgctctgtcacccagactggagggccctggcgcaatcctggctcactgcaacctccatctccctggctcgagtgatcctcccatctcagcttcccaagtatctgggactacaggcacacaccaccacaccaggctaatttttgtattttgttgtagacactgggtttcaccatgttgcccaggctggtcttgaattcctgggttcaagtgagccattcgccttggcctcccaaagtgctgagattacagacgcgagccaccgtgcctggccagaaagttCTCTCTTGTGTGAGCTCACTCAGGGTGCAGCTGGAGTGACTGCAGGTCTCAGCCTGCCAGTGGGGCGAGTGAGCTAGTTtcttttgagtctcactctgtctagagtgcagtggcatgatcttggctcactgcaacctccgcctcctggtttcaagggattctcctgcctcagcctcccaagtagctgggattacaggtgcccacctccacgcccggctaatttttgtagtttttagtagagacagggttttgccatgttggccaggctgatctagaactcctgacctcaagtgatccacccacctcggcctcccaaggtgctgggattacaggtgagccaccgcgcccggccacgagTGAGCTATTTTAAGAGACACAGAACACAGTCCTAGCGAGGGGCTCCCTTCGCTGCTCCCTCAGCCCTTTGGTCGCTCACTCCACACATTCGCCCAAATTACAGGCGCAGGCTGTGGAAGCTGTTGTGAGTGGGCTGGACGGGGCTCTCAGGTAGCACCAGAGCAGGCAGTTGGACGTCAACACCAGGCTAGGTTCAGATATTGCAGGCAccaccagaaaataaaatgagcaaCTGGCAGTGGGTGGTCAGGCGAGGAGGTGGCATTAGGGTTGATGCCCGGAGGACACAGGGCCACTGAGCGGAGAGAGGGAAGGGTTGGACTGCAGAGGCCAGAATGCTGGGCACCACCCTGGACAGTGGTCGCCAGCTTAAAGCAGAGTGGCACTGGAAGCCTGAGCCACTTTCCACGCAGAACCCCAGATGCGCCGGTGAGATCCGAGGGATCCGTGCCTGTGCCACAGGGTCACCGCAGCCCCTGCCCACTCCACATGgacagcagggaggctggggcggggcgGCCAGCGCGGATGCAGTGGGATGCAGTCCAGGAGGGCAGGGGAGCCAGGGCCGAGTCCCCAGGGAACACCTGGAGAGCACTCACACAGGTCCTCACTGCTGGCTGTGCTGGGATCAGATGTTTGAGATTTATATTCACTGCCTTCCCTCTGAGCTTAGCTTAACTTGCTGGGCTATAGAACTCCCTTTCTATATATCACAATCACACTCATTTCCATTCCATGGACCTGGGGTTCAGAGGCGCAGATTTGGGGGAGCGCTG
This genomic window from Piliocolobus tephrosceles isolate RC106 chromosome 6, ASM277652v3, whole genome shotgun sequence contains:
- the LOC113220425 gene encoding tectonin beta-propeller repeat-containing protein 2-like isoform X2 translates to MLWVLDSRWNVHVRTGITEEMPVGTAWEHVPGLQACQLALSTRTVWARCPNGDLARRYGVTDKNPAGDYWKKIPGSVACFTVTASDELWAVGPPGYLLRRLTKTFSHSHGTQKSSQAAMPHPEDLEDEWEVI
- the LOC113220425 gene encoding tectonin beta-propeller repeat-containing protein 2-like isoform X1, giving the protein MASLPPAGPTHPGCCMLPLTCPQFWKPPVPPLVTQLLPSLKVPSRFQPAGVNLVSVHSSPNDQMLWVLDSRWNVHVRTGITEEMPVGTAWEHVPGLQACQLALSTRTVWARCPNGDLARRYGVTDKNPAGDYWKKIPGSVACFTVTASDELWAVGPPGYLLRRLTKTFSHSHGTQKSSQAAMPHPEDLEDEWEVI